One window of Microcoleus vaginatus PCC 9802 genomic DNA carries:
- a CDS encoding phospholipid carrier-dependent glycosyltransferase, whose product MKINKKQFNRSTLVFCLGMFAVFLLSLTLRFWELERFNTLVFDEVYYAKFANDYLTKTPFFNAHPPLSQYIIAIGIWIGTHLPFGKTAVNSMAGSLLSPWDYRWLNALTGSFIPLVVGALAYQLVPRRTFAFIATLLIACDGLFLVESRYALNNIYLVLFGILGQLFILKAVEAEGKKRWIWLVVAGIGFGASAAIKWNGLWFLFGTYLILICAWAVRFIQGNRGNEEQSREVDSPLIPAESPVQKLTKLNFIELCLSLAIIPILVYSISWIPHLHFNPTPNFWQMQTEILTYHQRIKSSPDVHPYCSTWYSWPLMLRPIVYFYKSASSNAQPDPVLPPLPEGATQAIFDVHAMGNPLLWWLSTLALLLVIGVLVHRILVWLQTRSEASVDTIENQRPILFPPTAEMWLGLYLIVNWAANLLPWVKVTRCIFLYHYMGCSVFAALALAWWVDRWLHSPQTRLRGMGVTIIFLVLGAFSFWMPIYLGLPLSQMEWKIRMWLASWV is encoded by the coding sequence ATGAAAATCAACAAAAAACAATTCAACAGATCTACTTTAGTTTTTTGCTTAGGAATGTTCGCTGTGTTCCTCCTATCCTTAACACTACGCTTTTGGGAACTGGAGCGATTTAACACCTTAGTCTTTGACGAGGTTTACTACGCTAAATTTGCCAACGATTATCTCACCAAAACTCCCTTTTTCAACGCTCACCCGCCTCTGAGCCAGTACATAATTGCGATCGGCATTTGGATCGGCACTCACCTTCCCTTCGGCAAAACAGCCGTCAACAGTATGGCTGGCTCCCTGCTTTCCCCTTGGGATTACCGCTGGCTGAATGCTCTCACTGGTTCCTTTATTCCGCTAGTGGTGGGAGCCCTGGCTTATCAGCTAGTTCCGCGCCGCACCTTTGCTTTTATTGCTACTTTATTGATCGCCTGCGACGGTCTGTTTTTAGTTGAGTCTCGCTACGCGCTGAACAACATTTATCTGGTTTTATTTGGAATTTTAGGTCAGTTATTTATTTTAAAAGCTGTAGAAGCAGAAGGCAAAAAGCGCTGGATTTGGCTGGTAGTCGCTGGGATAGGTTTCGGCGCATCTGCGGCTATCAAATGGAACGGATTATGGTTTCTTTTCGGTACTTATCTAATTTTAATCTGTGCTTGGGCCGTTCGTTTTATCCAGGGTAACAGAGGAAATGAAGAACAAAGCCGCGAGGTAGATTCACCTCTAATTCCTGCCGAAAGTCCAGTACAAAAACTGACTAAACTCAATTTTATAGAACTCTGCTTGAGTCTAGCTATTATTCCTATTCTAGTTTACAGCATCTCTTGGATTCCTCACCTGCACTTTAATCCAACTCCCAATTTCTGGCAGATGCAAACGGAAATTTTGACTTATCACCAGCGGATTAAAAGCAGCCCAGATGTACATCCTTACTGTTCCACGTGGTACAGTTGGCCTTTGATGCTGCGCCCCATAGTTTACTTCTACAAAAGTGCTAGCAGCAATGCCCAACCAGATCCGGTTTTGCCGCCTTTACCTGAAGGTGCAACTCAGGCAATTTTTGACGTTCACGCAATGGGAAATCCATTGCTTTGGTGGCTGTCAACCTTAGCTTTACTGCTAGTAATAGGAGTTTTAGTTCACCGGATTTTGGTGTGGCTGCAAACGCGCAGCGAGGCTTCTGTTGACACGATAGAAAATCAGCGGCCGATTTTGTTTCCACCGACTGCTGAAATGTGGCTGGGGTTATATTTAATAGTTAATTGGGCCGCTAATTTGCTGCCTTGGGTGAAGGTGACTCGCTGCATATTTTTGTACCATTATATGGGCTGTTCTGTGTTTGCAGCATTAGCACTTGCTTGGTGGGTTGACAGGTGGCTGCACAGCCCTCAAACTCGACTCCGAGGGATGGGGGTAACAATTATTTTTCTGGTTTTGGGTGCTTTTAGTTTTTGGATGCCTATCTATTTGGGGCTGCCTTTGTCGCAAATGGAATGGAAAATTAGGATGTGGCTGGCGTCTTGGGTTTAA
- the trmB gene encoding tRNA (guanosine(46)-N7)-methyltransferase TrmB: protein MARVRVREHVNPLSIRYQASASPPDWTKIYADLNLPLHLDIGCGRGRFLWHMAQIQTDWNFLGLEIREPLVEEANLWRDEKGLTNLHYLFCNANSSLKPLLETLPAGILQRVSIQFPDPWFKKKHHKRRVVQQELVKELATYLAIGGEVFIQSDIEEVEREMCDRFSSHPSFKRQNGDNWLAENPLPVATEREIATLKRGEPVYRALYQK, encoded by the coding sequence TTGGCAAGAGTAAGAGTGCGGGAACACGTCAATCCCCTATCAATTAGATATCAAGCATCTGCAAGTCCCCCGGATTGGACTAAAATCTATGCCGACTTAAATTTACCGCTGCATTTAGATATCGGCTGCGGCAGAGGACGGTTTTTGTGGCACATGGCGCAAATCCAAACAGACTGGAATTTTCTAGGATTAGAAATTCGGGAACCTCTGGTAGAGGAGGCGAATCTTTGGCGGGACGAAAAAGGCTTGACAAATTTGCACTATTTGTTTTGCAATGCGAATAGTTCTCTCAAACCACTTTTAGAAACTTTACCCGCCGGTATTTTGCAGCGAGTTAGCATTCAGTTTCCCGATCCCTGGTTCAAGAAAAAGCACCACAAACGGCGGGTGGTGCAGCAGGAATTAGTCAAGGAATTGGCAACTTATCTGGCAATTGGCGGCGAAGTTTTTATCCAGTCAGATATTGAGGAAGTAGAAAGGGAAATGTGCGATCGCTTTTCATCTCACCCTAGTTTTAAACGTCAAAACGGCGACAACTGGCTAGCAGAAAATCCCCTGCCTGTGGCTACAGAAAGAGAAATTGCTACTCTGAAACGGGGCGAACCAGTTTATCGAGCACTCTATCAAAAATAA
- a CDS encoding Uma2 family endonuclease → MTATTTDLKITWEKLPDDFILEEQPLQNIDQPLLAAALREILEIAGLILEGTLVAPNLGICATLDNKLVIKAPDLFYARNVQSLSSQEIRRSYTPNLEGEIPAVVMEFLSATSYDEYSNKPTYPPGKWFFYRQVLRVPIYALFEPAAGVLEVYQLDSSGDYQIQQPDLNGRYWIAGIGLFLGVWQGTKAERTGYWLRWWDESGEMLLWGAEMVERERQRADRLAAQLRAAGMEPEA, encoded by the coding sequence GTGACAGCCACTACAACCGACTTGAAAATTACCTGGGAAAAATTACCAGATGATTTCATTTTAGAGGAGCAACCTCTGCAAAATATCGACCAGCCCTTACTCGCTGCCGCCTTGCGAGAAATCTTAGAAATCGCGGGGCTAATTTTGGAGGGAACATTAGTTGCCCCTAATCTGGGGATTTGTGCCACCTTAGATAATAAGCTAGTTATCAAAGCTCCCGATTTGTTTTATGCTCGCAACGTACAGTCGCTTTCTAGTCAAGAAATTCGCCGCAGTTACACTCCAAACTTAGAAGGCGAAATTCCCGCCGTCGTCATGGAGTTCTTGTCAGCTACTTCCTACGATGAATATTCTAACAAGCCCACTTATCCACCGGGGAAATGGTTTTTTTATAGACAAGTATTGCGAGTACCAATCTATGCACTTTTTGAGCCAGCCGCTGGAGTGTTAGAAGTCTACCAGTTGGATTCATCAGGAGATTATCAAATACAGCAACCTGATTTAAACGGTCGTTATTGGATTGCAGGAATAGGGTTATTTCTGGGTGTTTGGCAGGGAACAAAAGCTGAAAGAACCGGATATTGGTTGCGGTGGTGGGATGAGAGCGGAGAGATGTTATTGTGGGGAGCAGAGATGGTAGAAAGAGAACGGCAGCGAGCCGATCGACTAGCTGCACAATTAAGAGCAGCAGGCATGGAACCAGAGGCCTAA
- the csaB gene encoding polysaccharide pyruvyl transferase CsaB — MRAILCGYYGKGNGGDEALLASLLQMLPDGVTPIVLSGNPVETNQRYGVAARDRMNAFQVLEALRTSDALIWGGGSLIQDATSIASPFYYGGLMGLAQRMGLKTVAWAQGIGPLKREMTRKLSQRCFAGCTGVSVRDKGSATLLADWQIPFTLAPDPVWALENSPVSGLWDLPAPRVAVCLRSHSTLTPARLSILTQALVDFQKATRTLILLLPFQASHDLEIAQHLHEALPKRSRILSLDDPRKLKGVFRGVEMAIGMRYHSLIMAASEECRCFALSYDPKVSQLMEELEMPGYLLSELPDDPYLISKTWIEHYANGDALSPDRIKFIVERSLFHREVLRAALQQS; from the coding sequence ATGCGAGCAATTTTGTGCGGCTATTACGGTAAAGGCAACGGCGGCGACGAGGCGCTGTTGGCATCGCTACTGCAAATGTTACCAGATGGCGTGACGCCGATCGTCCTGTCTGGCAATCCTGTCGAGACAAATCAGCGGTACGGGGTAGCTGCGCGCGATCGCATGAATGCGTTCCAAGTTCTCGAAGCACTCCGCACATCCGACGCGCTAATTTGGGGCGGCGGTAGTTTAATCCAAGACGCTACCAGCATTGCGAGTCCTTTCTATTATGGGGGTTTGATGGGATTAGCGCAGCGGATGGGCTTAAAAACTGTTGCCTGGGCCCAGGGAATTGGGCCTTTGAAGCGCGAAATGACTCGCAAGTTATCTCAGCGCTGTTTTGCTGGATGCACCGGCGTCAGCGTGCGGGATAAAGGTTCAGCTACTTTACTTGCAGATTGGCAAATTCCCTTTACTTTAGCGCCCGATCCCGTGTGGGCTTTGGAGAATTCTCCCGTGTCGGGTTTGTGGGATTTACCTGCGCCCAGAGTTGCTGTTTGTTTGCGTTCTCATTCTACACTAACTCCCGCGCGTTTGTCCATCTTAACTCAAGCTTTAGTTGACTTTCAAAAAGCAACTCGCACCTTAATTTTGCTGCTGCCTTTTCAAGCGTCTCACGACTTAGAAATTGCCCAACATTTGCACGAAGCCCTGCCCAAAAGGAGCCGCATCCTCAGTTTAGACGACCCGAGAAAATTGAAAGGAGTGTTCCGGGGGGTCGAAATGGCGATCGGGATGCGTTACCACAGTTTAATTATGGCAGCATCCGAAGAATGTCGCTGTTTTGCCCTCAGCTACGATCCGAAAGTCAGCCAGTTAATGGAAGAGTTAGAAATGCCGGGATACTTATTATCAGAATTGCCAGACGATCCTTATTTAATTAGCAAAACCTGGATCGAACACTATGCTAACGGCGACGCCTTATCTCCAGACAGGATAAAATTTATAGTAGAGCGATCGCTCTTTCACCGAGAAGTATTGCGAGCCGCGCTCCAGCAGTCTTAG
- a CDS encoding DUF2499 domain-containing protein codes for MHALSIPTWIIHVSSVVEWIAAIWLIWTYGEVTQNRAWWALSAAMLPALVSAMCACTWHYFDNSPALEWIVTLQAAMTLIGNFTLWAAAWWIWRSAQPAEKIKD; via the coding sequence ATGCACGCTTTGTCAATTCCCACCTGGATTATTCACGTCTCTAGCGTCGTCGAGTGGATTGCCGCCATCTGGTTAATTTGGACTTACGGCGAAGTCACTCAAAACCGAGCTTGGTGGGCCCTTTCCGCCGCAATGCTGCCCGCTCTCGTCAGCGCTATGTGTGCCTGTACTTGGCACTATTTTGACAACTCTCCCGCCCTAGAATGGATCGTTACCCTGCAAGCGGCGATGACTCTCATTGGCAATTTTACTTTGTGGGCGGCGGCTTGGTGGATTTGGCGATCGGCTCAGCCAGCAGAGAAAATTAAAGATTAA
- a CDS encoding DUF1311 domain-containing protein → MKTSTISVKLAASLLLLTAGFLLPTKASNIPVQVAQQPNCKNPQTTVEMNVCSSQEFESADKKLNQVYQQLQAKISSKQKQRLTAAQRTWIKFRDENCDYAKGQFEGGSVAPSTYGYCRARVTQERIKDLEGYLKQANL, encoded by the coding sequence TTGAAAACTAGCACTATTTCGGTAAAATTAGCCGCGAGTTTGCTTTTGTTGACAGCCGGATTTTTGCTTCCCACCAAAGCCAGCAACATTCCCGTACAAGTCGCCCAACAGCCTAACTGCAAAAATCCTCAAACCACGGTAGAGATGAATGTCTGTTCCAGTCAAGAGTTTGAGAGTGCAGACAAAAAGCTCAATCAAGTCTATCAGCAACTGCAAGCAAAAATCAGCAGTAAACAAAAGCAGAGATTGACGGCGGCACAGCGTACTTGGATAAAATTTCGAGATGAAAATTGTGATTATGCAAAAGGGCAATTTGAAGGCGGTTCGGTGGCTCCTTCTACCTACGGTTATTGCAGGGCCAGAGTGACGCAAGAACGGATTAAAGATTTGGAAGGTTATTTGAAACAAGCAAATTTGTAA
- a CDS encoding serine/threonine protein kinase — MSYCLNPHCQKPQNADSTNFCRACGSKLLLKERYRALQPIGEGTFGRTFLAVDEDRLKTPCAIKQFFPQVQEKAELEKATALFKQEAHRLHELGEHPQIPSLLASFEQAKRLYLVEELIEGNNLFQELQQRGAFSEEQIWELLINLLPVLQFVHEQQVIHRDIKPENIVRRSPQTLWAAAGYSTSTPGKGKGGANLPQSSGGMKGIIVAESPAVQGKARGGQFVLVDFGVAKHITGLSEAQTGTITGTAGYAPLEQIRSGKAYPASDLYSLGVTCIHLLTGAVLKDLFDALECKWIWRSHLAQKGIKVSQKLATILNKLLKDSVRERYQSAAEVLQDLVNFGQYPRSQISYNSPTKIAINSPVTNSQPNTATAVSVAPPHKINVAPSANNPTLLSNNWRCERILHGHSDSVNAVVINPQGNILASASDDKTIKLWNLQTGEFIHTFFGHSARVNAVAISPDGRIMVSGSFDRKVIEWKLDKKAMIREFYSDFGSPYSHRYGSVYSVAFSCDSGAIASASGDQSIKLWNQRNGALVQKLSGHSDKVLSVSFRPQSMMLASGSADKTIKMWLVGIGESVRTFVGHSDGVYAIAFSQDGKMIVSGSADATVKLWNADTGELINTLRGHSDAVISVAISPDREIMASGSRDGTVKLWNLETGECLCSLAGCNPVAFSPDGQTLVTGGDGGEVLVWRASV, encoded by the coding sequence ATGAGCTATTGCCTCAATCCCCATTGCCAAAAGCCGCAGAATGCTGACTCAACCAATTTTTGTCGGGCGTGCGGCTCTAAATTGCTACTGAAAGAGCGTTACCGCGCCCTTCAACCTATCGGCGAAGGAACATTTGGCAGAACTTTTTTAGCTGTCGATGAAGATAGGTTGAAAACTCCCTGCGCCATCAAACAATTTTTCCCCCAAGTGCAAGAAAAGGCTGAATTAGAAAAGGCAACTGCACTGTTCAAACAAGAAGCTCATCGATTGCACGAACTCGGAGAACACCCGCAGATTCCCAGTTTGCTGGCTTCTTTTGAACAAGCCAAACGTCTGTATCTTGTGGAAGAGTTAATCGAGGGAAATAATTTGTTTCAGGAGTTGCAGCAGCGGGGAGCTTTTAGCGAGGAACAGATTTGGGAATTGTTGATCAATTTGTTGCCTGTTTTGCAATTTGTTCACGAGCAGCAGGTGATTCATCGAGATATTAAGCCGGAAAATATTGTGCGGAGAAGTCCCCAAACCTTGTGGGCTGCTGCGGGATATAGTACCTCAACTCCAGGTAAAGGAAAAGGAGGGGCAAATTTACCTCAATCTTCTGGTGGTATGAAAGGGATAATTGTGGCTGAATCTCCTGCTGTACAGGGGAAGGCCAGGGGGGGCCAGTTTGTGCTAGTAGATTTTGGAGTTGCTAAGCACATTACGGGCCTTTCTGAGGCGCAAACTGGGACGATAACTGGAACTGCAGGCTATGCGCCGCTCGAACAAATTCGCAGTGGCAAGGCCTATCCGGCGAGCGACCTTTACAGTTTGGGCGTTACCTGTATTCACCTGCTAACTGGGGCGGTACTTAAGGATTTGTTCGATGCTTTGGAATGCAAATGGATTTGGCGATCGCACTTGGCGCAAAAAGGCATAAAAGTCAGCCAAAAATTAGCAACTATTTTGAATAAATTGCTCAAAGATTCGGTACGAGAGCGATATCAATCCGCTGCTGAAGTATTGCAAGACTTGGTAAATTTTGGGCAATATCCTCGCTCTCAAATCAGTTATAATTCGCCCACAAAAATAGCTATTAATTCGCCAGTAACTAACTCGCAGCCAAATACAGCCACTGCCGTCTCGGTCGCGCCGCCCCACAAGATTAATGTTGCGCCATCCGCTAACAATCCGACATTATTGTCTAATAACTGGCGGTGCGAGCGCATTCTCCACGGTCATTCAGACTCGGTTAATGCTGTTGTTATTAATCCTCAAGGCAATATTCTCGCTAGCGCCAGTGACGATAAAACAATTAAGCTGTGGAACCTGCAAACAGGTGAATTCATCCATACTTTTTTCGGTCATTCCGCCAGGGTTAATGCTGTGGCAATCAGCCCCGACGGGAGAATTATGGTTAGCGGCAGTTTTGACAGAAAAGTCATTGAGTGGAAGCTGGATAAAAAGGCGATGATTCGCGAATTTTACAGCGATTTTGGTTCCCCGTACAGTCATCGCTACGGCTCCGTGTACTCGGTGGCTTTTAGTTGCGACTCTGGAGCGATTGCGAGTGCTAGCGGCGACCAGAGTATTAAATTGTGGAACCAGCGCAACGGAGCATTAGTTCAAAAACTTTCGGGACATTCTGACAAGGTTTTATCGGTTAGTTTTCGCCCTCAAAGTATGATGCTTGCCAGCGGCAGTGCTGACAAAACTATCAAGATGTGGCTTGTAGGTATTGGGGAGAGTGTACGGACTTTTGTCGGTCATTCAGATGGGGTTTATGCCATCGCATTTAGTCAAGACGGCAAGATGATTGTCAGTGGAAGTGCCGACGCTACTGTTAAATTGTGGAATGCCGATACAGGGGAATTGATTAATACTTTGAGGGGGCATTCGGATGCGGTGATTTCGGTGGCGATTAGTCCAGATCGCGAAATTATGGCTAGCGGCAGTCGAGACGGTACGGTTAAACTCTGGAACCTGGAAACAGGAGAATGTTTGTGCAGTCTAGCTGGGTGCAATCCGGTGGCTTTTAGTCCTGACGGTCAAACTTTAGTCACCGGTGGCGATGGCGGCGAAGTGTTAGTTTGGCGGGCGTCTGTTTAG
- a CDS encoding DUF3593 domain-containing protein has product MISKESLFVLSLFPYLGFLWFLTRSGKTPRLALMGFYGTLVFVAVTIPAAIYAKVAYNESLANVDWLHGSAEVFLTIANILLVLGFREAVIKAKASSQKGGEEPECLLDGGE; this is encoded by the coding sequence ATGATTTCCAAAGAAAGTTTATTTGTTCTGTCTCTATTTCCCTACTTGGGATTTCTCTGGTTTTTGACTCGATCGGGAAAAACACCCCGTTTAGCTCTGATGGGATTTTACGGCACTCTCGTTTTTGTGGCTGTGACTATTCCCGCCGCAATTTACGCAAAAGTTGCCTACAACGAGTCGCTAGCAAATGTCGATTGGCTGCACGGTTCTGCAGAAGTATTCTTAACAATTGCCAATATTTTATTAGTTTTAGGCTTTAGAGAAGCGGTGATTAAAGCCAAAGCATCGTCACAGAAGGGCGGCGAGGAGCCAGAGTGTCTTTTAGATGGGGGAGAATAG
- a CDS encoding ATP-binding protein, translated as MSNSIDQLAEGGRGIKLMWQIADELSYTRTLDNRNCLSLSKTYEVENRNRSQNIKKASVLDGLMNLLNTWDWQTEKQQEEDLHETCIQHISLQVNTDVNALTQVLLWFEQLKDISLPNEVWWNFQLALAEGFTNAVRHAHKNLPVETPVQLEIRVFKGRLELKVWDCGPCFDFDAKLKEILAGDRNNGLDLEVVNDACLMPSRQKTLEPSLFLIAG; from the coding sequence ATGTCCAACAGCATAGATCAACTTGCAGAAGGCGGCAGGGGGATCAAACTCATGTGGCAGATTGCAGACGAGCTAAGTTACACCCGGACTCTGGACAATCGAAATTGTTTGTCGCTGAGCAAAACTTACGAAGTAGAAAATCGCAATCGCTCCCAAAATATAAAAAAAGCTAGCGTTTTAGATGGGTTAATGAATTTATTAAACACCTGGGATTGGCAGACTGAAAAACAGCAGGAAGAAGATCTGCATGAAACTTGTATTCAACATATTAGCCTGCAAGTCAACACAGATGTCAATGCTTTAACCCAAGTTTTGTTGTGGTTTGAACAGTTGAAAGATATATCGCTCCCCAATGAAGTGTGGTGGAACTTTCAGTTGGCTTTAGCCGAAGGTTTCACTAATGCAGTTCGCCACGCTCACAAAAATCTGCCAGTAGAAACTCCTGTTCAACTGGAAATTAGGGTATTTAAGGGACGGTTGGAACTCAAAGTTTGGGATTGCGGCCCGTGTTTTGATTTTGATGCTAAGCTGAAGGAAATTCTGGCAGGAGATAGAAATAACGGCTTGGATTTAGAGGTTGTCAACGATGCTTGCTTGATGCCTAGCAGACAGAAAACTTTGGAACCGTCTCTGTTTCTAATTGCTGGGTAG
- a CDS encoding pentapeptide repeat-containing protein, which produces MTKIKLKILTAAIMLLPFCAALPLSAQNLSLVKRLLETRGCPGCDLFGASLSRADLFGASLSRATLSRADLVDADLTAADLMEANLNNANMRNAFLADADLSNADLSRADIRGANLENANLSESSLREASLQLANLKCSNLSAAKLSRTDLRNADLSGANLSGADLQEADLSGANLSGADLRSADLRNARLNKANLTDANLCGARMPDQKTSRRGCEVKKEPAISTNNYCNYCYALNDWWLNVLRFY; this is translated from the coding sequence ATGACCAAAATCAAACTGAAAATTCTGACTGCAGCGATAATGCTACTCCCATTTTGCGCCGCACTTCCCTTATCAGCTCAAAATCTATCTCTAGTCAAGCGGCTGCTAGAAACCAGAGGATGTCCCGGATGCGACTTATTTGGCGCTTCCTTGAGCCGTGCAGATTTGTTTGGCGCTTCCTTGAGCCGCGCCACTCTCAGCAGGGCCGACTTAGTTGATGCCGACTTGACTGCCGCTGACTTAATGGAAGCTAATTTAAACAACGCCAACATGAGAAACGCCTTTTTGGCCGACGCCGACCTCAGCAACGCCGACCTGAGCAGGGCCGACATCAGGGGAGCAAACTTAGAAAATGCAAACCTCAGCGAGAGTTCTCTTCGAGAAGCATCCCTCCAGTTGGCTAATTTAAAATGCAGTAATTTGAGCGCCGCTAAACTAAGTAGAACCGACCTGAGAAATGCCGATTTAAGCGGTGCAAATCTCAGCGGTGCCGACCTCCAAGAAGCCGATTTAAGCGGTGCAAATCTCAGCGGTGCCGACCTTAGATCGGCCGATTTGAGGAATGCGAGATTGAACAAAGCTAATCTCACCGATGCGAATCTCTGTGGAGCCCGGATGCCCGATCAAAAAACCTCTCGGCGAGGCTGCGAAGTTAAGAAAGAACCAGCGATCAGCACGAACAATTACTGTAATTACTGCTATGCCTTGAATGACTGGTGGCTCAATGTATTAAGGTTCTACTAA
- a CDS encoding alpha/beta fold hydrolase, with product MNKLLVFLVSKALIAFGIVLAVAYSAACVFLFVAQGKFIFFPARAIETTPDDFQLKYQDVWLPIPTKTGAVDSVHGWWIPASENPPSPPLAKGEARKGESFLATPQSDKRAISAVPALNKGGLGRVVLYLHGNASNVGANVEHAYRFHRLGLSVFVMDYRGYGKSQGDFPSESQVYEDAQLAWDYLVKQRGINPNQIYIYGHSLGGAIAIDLAVRHPEAAGLIVEGSFTSTRAMVNFQKGLFWMFPIDFLLTQRFDSLSKVDRLQMPVLFIHGNADNVVPVEMSKKMFEAAPEPKQLYIVPEGGHTNVAQIGGAEYLQILSQFLGSSK from the coding sequence ATGAACAAGTTGCTAGTATTCCTTGTGTCTAAAGCGCTAATAGCTTTTGGGATAGTTTTGGCCGTTGCTTATTCTGCTGCTTGTGTATTCCTATTTGTAGCACAAGGTAAGTTTATCTTTTTTCCCGCGCGGGCGATCGAAACTACGCCAGATGATTTTCAGTTGAAATATCAAGATGTCTGGCTGCCCATTCCAACTAAAACAGGCGCGGTGGACAGCGTACACGGGTGGTGGATTCCTGCCTCGGAAAATCCCCCCAGCCCCCCCCTAGCAAAGGGTGAAGCGAGAAAGGGGGAGTCGTTTCTGGCGACGCCCCAAAGTGACAAACGGGCCATCAGTGCGGTTCCCGCCCTTAACAAGGGGGGGTTAGGGCGGGTAGTTTTGTACCTGCACGGCAATGCTTCAAATGTGGGAGCAAATGTCGAACATGCTTATCGATTTCATCGATTAGGTTTGTCGGTATTTGTGATGGATTATCGTGGTTATGGAAAAAGCCAGGGCGATTTTCCGAGTGAATCTCAGGTTTATGAGGATGCTCAACTTGCTTGGGATTATTTGGTGAAACAGCGGGGGATTAACCCGAATCAAATTTATATCTACGGTCATTCTTTGGGAGGGGCGATCGCGATCGATCTAGCCGTGCGTCACCCTGAGGCGGCGGGGTTAATCGTAGAAGGTTCTTTTACTTCGACGCGGGCGATGGTTAATTTCCAAAAAGGGCTGTTTTGGATGTTTCCGATCGATTTTTTGCTGACACAGCGGTTTGATTCTCTTTCAAAAGTCGATCGCCTGCAAATGCCCGTGCTTTTTATTCACGGGAATGCTGACAATGTAGTTCCAGTGGAAATGAGCAAAAAAATGTTTGAGGCAGCACCGGAGCCGAAACAGCTTTACATAGTTCCTGAGGGAGGTCACACTAATGTGGCACAGATCGGGGGCGCAGAATATTTGCAAATACTGAGCCAATTTTTAGGTTCTTCCAAGTAG